Proteins encoded within one genomic window of Scheffersomyces stipitis CBS 6054 chromosome 3, complete sequence:
- the DFR1 gene encoding dihydrofolate reductase (go_function dihydrofolate reductase activity~go_process glycine biosynthesis; nucleotide biosynthesis) encodes MSEIKPTIAIIVAALKPDLAIGFQGKMPWRLRKEIRYFKDVTTKTSDPSKINAVVMGRKTWDSIPARFRPLPDRINIVLSRSFQNETVDTNVIHANSIANSLSQLQPNVERVFVIGGAEIYNELINDSRVTHLLLTEIENTNEDNQIAVDTFLKFPLYSTDSQWRKQPKSELQKFIGSSITLEDDISEGDLKYNYTLWTRRAG; translated from the coding sequence ATGTCTGAGATCAAACCTACTATAGCCATCATAGTGGCTGCCCTAAAGCCAGATCTTGCCATAGGGTTCCAAGGTAAAATGCCCTGGAGGTTACGGAAAGAGATCCGCTACTTCAAGGACGTCACCACCAAGACCTCAGATCCATCTAAGATCAATGCTGTGGTGATGGGACGAAAGACGTGGGATTCGATTCCAGCTAGATTCAGACCTTTACCAGATAGAATCAATATTGTCCTCTCGCGATCGTTCCAGAACGAGACTGTTGACACCAACGTGATACACGCCAACTCCATAGCAAACTCACTTAGTcagttgcagccaaatgTCGAGAGAGTCTTCGTTATCGGTGGAGCGGAAATCTACAATGAATTGATTAACGATTCGAGAGTGACCCATTTACTACTCACAGAAATCGAAAATACCAATGAGGACAACCAAATCGCCGTAGAtaccttcttgaagtttccGTTGTATAGTACAGATTCACAATGGAGAAAGCAACCGAAGCTGGAATTACAAAAGTTTATAGGCTCGTCCATCACCTTAGAAGATGACATTTCCGAAGGCGACCTTAAATATAATTACACATTATGGACAAGAAGGGCTGGATAA
- a CDS encoding predicted protein produces the protein MMGIPRFSLPSRNWMIFWTVLASIGGGIAYDKYEQKQVRKKWMAEVEHLSKQVYPQDRTPRKLTIYIAPPPDDFLDESLRLFRKFIKPVLNSASLDYEIFSESRQGDIRQSVAQKIRQMRLDRLDSGVDGVNGAGANSVTEETNSKTWTSFAGGAKLFQKSQSGEIEDEQLVKRSELYKPRDVMGLYRVFKPMEEVKSEDEINPEEAGGVICIGRGAYKEYLAGVHEGLLGPLVKPQVLIEEEEQARIAKEKEKEERIKEGKPAEDLDDDDDEAGTKKLPPVTKSFIQPSEYAAAQLAPELNMANIILNDKNVPVVFEQPVYVYPIPKLTGFSKIPQKIYKYFTTRRLADDFGRRTTSIVYNLSRPYEFKDTLSAKEEEAEWPKKWVAKGIEKNSEWVQELEVDERITDRMRVYDPELLKNRKSYDDQN, from the coding sequence ATGATGGGCATTCCCAGATTTTCGCTTCCCTCCAGAAACTGGATGATTTTCTGGACTGTTTTGGCCTCCATTGGTGGAGGTATAGCATACGACAAGTATGAACAGAAGCAAGTGAGAAAAAAGTGGATGGCTGAAGTAGAGCATTTGAGTAAACAAGTATATCCTCAAGACAGAACTCCTCGTAAATTGACGATTTATATTGCACCTCCTCCGGACGATTTCTTGGATGAATCGTTGCGCTTGTTCAGGAAATTCATCAAACCTGTATTAAACTCCGCTTCTCTTGATTATGAGATCTTCAGCGAGTCTCGACAAGGTGATATTCGTCAGTCAGTTGCACAGAAGATCAGACAGATGAGGTTAGATCGTTTAGATTCGGGTGTAGATGGTGTAAATGGTGCAGGAGCAAATTCTGTCACAGAAGAAACGAATTCCAAAACCTGGACGTCATTTGCTGGTGGGGCCAAATTGTTCCAGAAGTCCCAGAGCGgcgaaattgaagatgaacagCTTGTCAAGAGATCGGAGTTGTACAAGCCCAGGGACGTTATGGGGTTGTACCGCGTGTTTAAGCCTATGGAAGAGGTCAAGTCCGAGGACGAAATCAACCCCGAAGAGGCTGGCGGTGTAATTTGCATTGGAAGAGGAGCATACAAGGAATACCTTGCAGGAGTTCACGAAGGATTGTTAGGACCTTTGGTGAAGCCGCAGGTATTGatagaggaagaagaacaagccAGAATagccaaagaaaaagaaaaggaagaaagaatcaaaGAAGGTAAACCGgcagaagatcttgatgacgacgatgatgaagctGGAACCAAGAAACTTCCTCCTGTGACTAAATCTTTCATCCAACCTTCAGAGTACGCAGCAGCTCAATTGGCTCCGGAATTGAATATGGCGAACATTATTTTGAATGACAAAAATGTTCCTGTGGTGTTTGAGCAGCCGGTTTATGTCTACCCTATTCCTAAGTTGACAGGTTTCCTGAAGATCCCCCAGAAGATCTACAAATATTTTACCACCAGAAGATTAGCTGATGATTTCGGACGCAGAACTACATCGATTGTGTATAACTTGTCTCGTCCATATGAGTTCAAAGACACTCTCCTGgctaaagaagaagaagcgGAATGGCCAAAGAAGTGGGTTGCCAAAGGAATCGAAAAAAACTCTGAATGGGTGCAAGAATTAGAGGTTGACGAAAGAATCACTGACAGAATGAGAGTGTACGATCccgagttgttgaagaacaggaaGTCCTACGATGACCAAAACTAA
- the ECM39 gene encoding alpha-1,6- mannosyltransferase (Dolichyl-P-Man:Man(7)GlcNAc(2)-PP-dolichyl-alpha-1,6-mannosyltransferase (Mannosyltransferase ALG12)), with product MSHDNRLCCRYISVEADRSATSGNYSPARAIRWGNFQSISVLNFHYFHIQFLFDNFFFGNLLHTARMYKFYWLLDAAVVAAIGFYLVLAPYTKVEESFNLQAVHDILNYGPLPSQTITDNYDHIKFPGVVPRTFVGSLILAAIVNSVNSFSRSILAVDLLAPEKSQSNLQLLVRAILGLANAFGFYKIRESINRVTITDKKSKTKGVIGFWFTVLLLTQFHILFYSTRTLPNFIALPFVSIGLSRLIEGDIVGYAWLAFTGIVFRLEVGLFAVIIAIVSSLGFGQSSIFVNGLSLFTGTSLGGLISLGVDSHFWGRLVVPEIESFVFNVVEGKASEWGVEPWSAYFGKYLFQLFRPPVILLLVLPGLSSDPADDGVTFVDQAQKKKVAHPARHSLRILFVSSVLYIAAMSFQPHKEWRFIIYTIPILTLQAANGLTGISRKWSLGLTSKLLLLIIIALSFLASLLSLLSGYVSHFNYPGGEALAFVNEYVQPLSSEEVFVHLDVPACMTGVSRFGQIHSDLITYDKTEDATELSEIWSQIDILVTGVSPAEIDKNFWELLHSTKAFYSMSVQPIIQLLQRQQTDKTAVRSFAVTVGKEAIRGDFSTIHTFVRSLLLTTDYIFVYKRVQPDPKSSNIEEVPSAIEDIANGTGTIAGVSSEANEELASESIEVSEVEELEVVEEILEPSLEIVDPENTIETEQDSTIEEVSGA from the coding sequence ATGTCGCACGATAACAGATTGTGCTGCCGGTACATTAGTGTGGAAGCTGATAGAAGCGCGACATCTGGCAACTATCTGCCCGCAAGAGCAATTAGGTGGGGAAATTTTCAGTCGATTTCAGTTCTaaattttcactattttcatattcaaTTCCTCttcgacaacttcttctttggaaatCTTCTCCATACCGCTAGAATGTACAAATTCTACTGGCTCCTTGATGCAGCCGTCGTTGCTGCAATCGGGTTCTACTTGGTTCTTGCCCCATACACTAAGGTGGAAGAATCGTTCAACTTACAGGCTGTCCACGAcattcttaactatgggcCCCTCCCATCCCAAACTATCACAGACAACTACGACCATATCAAGTTCCCCGGTGTTGTTCCAAGAACGTTTGTAGGCAGCTTGATTCTCGCTGCAATTGTCAACTCCGTCAACTCGTTCTCCAGAAGTATTTTAGCCGTAGACTTATTGGCACCAGAGAAATCACAATCTAACTTGCAATTGCTAGTGAGGGCCATACTAGGTTTGGCTAATGCCTTCGGTTTCTACAAAATTAGAGAGAGCATCAACAGAGTCACTATTACAGACAAGAAGAGTAAAACAAAAGGTGTTATTGGATTCTGGTTCACAGTTTTGCTTTTGACCCAGTTCCATATTCTCTTCTACTCCACTCGTACATTGCCTAACTTCATAGCCTTGCCCTTTGTATCCATCGGATTGAGTAGACTTATCGAAGGTGATATTGTTGGATATGCATGGTTAGCTTTCACGGGAATTGTTTTCCGTTTGGAGGTGGGTCTTTTTGCTGTAATCATTGCCATCGTTTCCTCTTTGGGTTTTGGCCAGTCCTCTATCTTTGTTAATGGTTTGCTGTTGTTTACCGGTACCAGCTTAGGAGGCTTGATTTCTCTCGGAGTAGATTCGCATTTCTGGGGTCGTCTTGTAGTGCCTGAGATCGAGTCTTTTGTATTTAATGTCGTAGAAGGAAAGGCTTCTGAGTGGGGTGTTGAGCCTTGGTCAGCCTACTTCGGTAAATACCTCTTTCAGTTGTTCAGACCTCCTGTGATACTTTTGTTGGTATTGCCAGGATTGTCCAGCGACCCAGCAGATGACGGTGTCACTTTTGTAGACCAAGCtcagaagaaaaaggtTGCCCACCCAGCGAGACACTCATTGAGAATTCTCTTTGTGTCTTCTGTCTTGTACATCGCTGCTATGTCATTTCAACCTCATAAAGAGTGGCGTTTCATCATCTATACTATCCCAATATTGACTTTGCAAGCTGCCAATGGTCTCACCGGTATCTCCAGAAAGTGGAGTTTGGGTCTTACCTCCAAGCTCTTGCTTTTGATCATCATAGCCTTGTCTTTCCTTGCATCCTTGTTATCTCTCTTATCTGGCTATGTGTCACACTTCAACTACCCAGGCGGTGAAGCTTTGGCCTTTGTCAACGAATACGTCCAGCCCTTGTCTTCAGAAGAGGTCTTTGTACATTTGGATGTGCCAGCCTGTATGACCGGGGTGAGCAGGTTTGGTCAAATACATTCAGACTTAATCACTTATGACAAGACCGAGGATGCAACAGAGTTGTCTGAGATCTGGTCCCAAATTGACATTCTTGTCACGGGAGTCAGTCCGGCTGAAATCGACAAGAATTTTTGGGAACTCTTGCATTCCACGAAAGCATTCTATAGCATGTCAGTGCAGCCAATCattcaattgcttcagAGACAGCAAACTGACAAGACTGCCGTCAGGAGCTTTGCAGTCACGGTTGGGAAGGAAGCCATCCGTGGGGACTTCTCCACCATCCACACGTTCGTGAGATCATTGTTGTTGACCACTGACTACATTTTTGTCTACAAAAGAGTTCAACCAGATCCAAAATCCAGcaacattgaagaagtaccCAGCgcaattgaagatattgcCAATGGTACGGGTACCATTGCAGGAGTTTCTAGTGAAGcaaatgaagaacttgctAGTGAGCTGATAGAAGTTAGCGAAGTCGAAGAACTAGAAGTTGTTGAGGAAATATTGGAACCTTCTTTAGAAATCGTAGACCCAGAAAACACCATTGAAACTGAGCAAGACTCAAcgattgaagaagtatcAGGTGCATAG
- a CDS encoding histone H1/H5 (go_function DNA binding~go_component nucleosome; nucleus~go_process nucleosome assembly), translating into MAPKSKTAAAAAAAPSKITYKDMIKSAIVTLKERNGSSQSQQLSAIAVVRSLLTVFKGQFASHHTQNSISLCAILTISSRQALKKYVQSNNDTKTANFDALFNAALRKGVESGDFLQPKGPSGPVKLAKKEKPVVPKVTKKAPVKKEKPAAPKKAAPKKAAPKKVVKKTAAKKAAPKKAAPKKAAPKKAATKKAAPKKGSK; encoded by the exons ATGGCTCCAAAGTCCAAGACCGCCGCCGCCGCTGCCGCCGCCCCATCCAAAATCACCTACAAGG ACATGATCAAGTCTGCTATCGTCACcttgaaggaaagaaaCGGATCTTC ACAATCGCAGCAATTGTCCGCAATTGCCGTTGTCAGGCTGTTGCTAACTGTTTTCAAGGGGCAGTTCGCATCGCACCACACTCAGAATAGCATCTCACTTTGTGCAATACTAACCATTTCTAGCCGTCaagccttgaagaagtacgTCCAATCTAACAACGACACCAAGACTGCCAACTTCGATGCCTTGTTCAACGCTGCTTTGAGAAAGGGTGTCGAGTCAGGTGACTTCTTGCAACCAAAGGGTCCATCTGGTCCAGTCAAGCTTgccaagaaggaaaagcCTGTCGTTCCAAAGGTTACCAAGAAGGCTCCagtcaagaaggaaaagcCTGCTGCTCCAAAGAAGGCTGCTCCTAAGAAGGCTGCTCCAAAGAAGGTTGTCAAGAAGACAGCTGCCAAGAAGGCTGCCCCAAAGAAGGCTGCTCCTAAGAAGGCTGCTCCAAAGAAGGCCGCTACCAAGAAGGCAGCTCCAAAGAAGGGTTCCAAGTAA
- a CDS encoding predicted protein yields the protein MSISSLKDLLHTTLRELHALHSYSALPNAYNYESRLQQTITDVFHLLDYDSDKICTSFDIRVSSSVSNIGSISMLAYTNRHLRNETSSLSFINVLDYVRRYNVQDNPSESNALDQLVRLLVLSEDRRPTRIKDSYSAVIVEFSHLVEQLISLNSDCEAQLASYLCNCYLYDLKYFNDLQHKLDVNLNNDDTEQLVNILDEYVNHSQDEKLQGQDENDSIFIYDDSDIAPLGFSCTDSNLQWAYHTFLNVLASKENPRRHVKQYVKVMINLCKKHSGIAYFGINSTAYRQSKFAAFRQFFSSLLPAEFQIINERAIAAVEKTFADHPQSSNDSQQSSETTRAVQTENEAVASVDFLQPFAKEDRLKLYRNLDHIIPLLNEFNLSFDSSYPAILKYYMIVAYDELPTLVVPYDFEYMEQVVAVVNRIVDFENEDDDSNAVSIKDNVLKLNTLHHYLSPKNIMNQPATLLMRISVLEFSKRMQSKKIVLECWRDRYYSLSQLDSLMHKHQSKFEDRLSERYLRSWYGKGLKYYRLDQEAETYYLQSIVDKHFYNWKMTMNTSIQNDYAADIYFQRKFFKIFQGRLIRVHEALLTKLATEKRETYQTYFRKFQKRHQRAEELIKISIAKNDEFVRINSSMILRHFFQQWHSRVNEINMSESSPDNLLGLGTKLKKLGAIEQMFILKLHWKTWKRKHDLQRRFNSVKVANDMILLKFIIRDTWLKETRLSLTGKEVLNEKYRTLKLLYFHFWIEQVRNAGSMFSFKREKLLKRYFSKWKNERLDHHSLRIYAGKRNTSILKSYFVHWNRVYNLSLFQSKSQDLLKRRMFVSWHQKWITNKISQTNSSKLTEQRLLQTVLSRWRQRIGVNSKLNEKADEFVKLKFWKVYTGRRNRSSCQLLEAELFNNKLSFQNCFLLRAGFTFWKESWRRNFDEKSQRKIQMFQDTTIIPHLKRRMIVCWVSKYNKQLEVNKILESRLDESYSIGPLVQRAFDSWSSNLISKQNLFQDADDLNRKLLLKKSMIIWYNEYLNKTVYLDEVANEFYDNREFEKIRSILSNWSMKYIKTIKRNEQSCDLFIQRWENVHLKTILDLWIYKMREMKMDISSQEVSSFDLSNSSFISTSSPLAKRSFPRSSPVKKDAAESYFNTPLKMQFSKSTVLTPSRISPTKLQETTQRLKNEKIDAYRKHFGRAKGSSPKTSPNRNRSYVTSRSFISAEDSILDSSKIMSRSRYSRILPPDPPIFSSGTEVEVYSDQSSSEETQKVTVETAKQLRRITPIMFPTDNDLPIFSPESRLKARLSQHLGNI from the coding sequence ATGTCCATCTCATCCTTGAAAGATCTTCTCCACACGACTCTTCGTGAACTCCACGCGTTGCACAGCTATCTGGCTCTTCCCAACGCCTACAACTACGAGTCACGACTCCAGCAAACAATAACAGACGTGTTTCACTTGCTAGACTACGACAGCGATAAAATATGTACCTCGTTCGATATCCGTGTATCACTGTCAGTATCTAATATAGGCTCTATTTCAATGTTAGCCTATACCAATCGTCATCTCCGCAACGAAACCTCCAGTTTATCATTCATAAACGTCTTGGATTATGTCAGACGATACAATGTCCAAGACAATCCACTGGAAAGTAATGCCCTAGACCAGCTTGTGCGGCTATTAGTGCTTTCGGAAGATCGCCGGCCTACACGTATCAAGGATTCGTATTCTGCCGTTATAGTCGAGTTCTCGCATCTTGTAGAGCAGCTCATCAGCCTCAACTCCGATTGCGAGGCCCAGTTGGCATCGTATTTATGTAATTGCTACCTCTATGacttgaagtacttcaaTGATCTTCAGCATAAGTTGGATGTTAATCTCAACAACGACGATACAGAACAACTTGTCAATATTCTAGACGAGTACGTTAATCACAgccaagatgaaaaattgcagGGTCAAGACGAAAATGACTCGATTTTCATCTACGACGATTCAGACATAGCTCCGCTAGGCTTTTCTTGCACTGATAGTAATCTCCAGTGGGCATACCACACCTTTTTGAATGTATTAGCCTCTAAAGAGAACCCTCGCCGTCATGTCAAACAATACGTCAAAGTAATGATAAACCTCTGTAAGAAACACAGCGGCATAGCTTACTTTGGAATCAACTCAACTGCGTACCGGCAGTCCAAGTTTGCCGCCTTTCGTCAGTTCTTCTCCAGCTTGCTACCAGCAGAATTTCAAATAATAAACGAAAGAGCAATTGCTGCAGTGGAGAAGACTTTTGCTGATCATCCACAATCTTCAAACGATTCACAACAATCAAGCGAAACTACTCGAGCTGTACaaacagaaaatgaagCTGTTGCCAGTGTAGATTTTCTACAGCCTTTCGCAAAGGAAGACAGGCTCAAATTGTACCGAAACCTCGATCATATCATCCCATTGCTAAATGAGTTCAATCTCAGTTTTGATTCAAGCTATCCAGCAATATTGAAGTACTACATGATAGTGGCTTATGACGAATTGCCCACTTTGGTTGTTCCATACGACTTTGAATATATGGAGCAAGTTGTAGCTGTTGTCAACAGAATAGTAGATTTTGAgaatgaagacgatgacaGTAACGCCGTTTCGATTAAAGATAACGTCTTGAAGCTCAATACTTTGCACCACTATTTGTCTCCCAAGAATATCATGAACCAACCGGCAACGTTGCTAATGCGTATCAGTGTGTTGGAATTTCTGAAACGCATGCAATCGAAGAAAATAGTATTAGAATGTTGGAGAGACCGTTACTATTCTTTGAGCCAGCTTGATAGTCTCATGCATAAACACCAGTCAAAGTTTGAAGACCGTCTTCTGGAAAGGTACTTGAGAAGTTGGTACGGAAAGGGTTTGAAGTACTATCGGTTGGATCAAGAAGCCGAGACTTACTACTTGCAAAGTATAGTAGACAAACATTTCTacaattggaaaatgaCCATGAATACATCCATTCAAAACGACTATGCAGCGGATATATATTTCCAAagaaagttcttcaaaatttttcaaggACGTTTGATACGTGTGCATGAAGCTCTTTTGACAAAACTAGCGACGGAGAAGAGAGAAACATACCAAACTTATTTTCGAAAATTTCAGAAGAGACACCAACGAGCCGAAGAGTTGATAAAAATATCTATAGCCAAAAATGATGAGTTTGTCAGAATCAACTCATCGATGATACTTAGAcatttttttcaacaatggcATTCTCGAGTCAATGAAATTAATATGTCAGAGTCGTCACCAGATAATCTTTTGGGTCTTGGTACGAAGCTAAAGAAGTTAGGTGCCATTGAACAAATGTTtattttgaagttgcaCTGGAAGACatggaaaagaaagcaTGATCTACAAAGGAGATTTAATTCTGTCAAAGTTGCAAATGATATGATATTATTGAAGTTCATTATACGTGATACTTGGTTGAAAGAAACCAGACTTTCTTTAACTGGTAAAGAAGTACttaatgaaaaatataGAACCTTGAAACTTTTGTACTTTCATTTTTggattgaacaagttcgCAACGCTGGATCGatgttttctttcaagagaGAGAAGCTTTTAAAACGATATTTTAGTAAATGGAAGAATGAACGTCTTGACCATCATTCATTAAGAATCTATGCTGGTAAAAGGAACACTTCTATTTTGAAAAGTTATTTTGTTCATTGGAATCGTGTTTACAACTTGTCCTTGTTTCAGTCTAAATCACAGGATCTTTTGAAAAGGAGAATGTTTGTGAGCTGGCACCAAAAATGGATCACCAACAAGATTTCTCAAACAAACTCTTCTAAATTGACTGAGCAAAGATTATTGCAGACAGTCCTCAGTCGTTGGAGACAGAGAATCGGAGTGAATTCAAAACTTAACGAGAAAGCAGATGAATTCgtcaagttgaaattttggAAAGTTTACACTggcagaagaaacagatcgAGCTGCCAATTACTAGAAGCTGAATTATTTAATAACAAATTGtcttttcagaattgtttcttgttgagaGCTGGTTTCACATTTTGGAAAGAGTCTTGGCGAAGGAATTTTGATGAAAAGTCTCAGAGAAAGATTCAGATGTTTCAAGATACCACGATCATACCTCACTTGAAGCGGCGTATGATTGTTTGCTGGGTGAGTAAATACAATAAGCAACTAGAAGTGAAtaagatcttggaaagCAGACTTGACGAATCCTACCTGATTGGGCCCTTAGTTCAGAGAGCATTCGACAGTTGGTCGTCAAATTTGATCAGTAAACAAAACTTATTTCAGGATGCTGACGATCTTAATAGAAAGTtgttattgaagaaaagtatgATTATCTGGTACAATGAATACTTGAACAAAACAGTTTACCTTGACGAGGTTGCCAATGAATTTTATGACAATCGTGAATTTGAGAAAATCCGAAGCATCTTGAGCAATTGGTCTATGAAATACATCAAGACCATCAAAAGAAATGAGCAAAGTTGCGATTTGTTTATACAGAGATGGGAGAATGTTCATTTAAAAACAATATTGGATTTATGGATTTACAAGATGagagaaatgaaaatggatATATCATCACAAGAAGTTTCAAGTTTTGACTTGTCGAACTCAAGTTTCATCAGTACACTGTCACCTTTGGCTAAAAGAAGTTTCCCACGGAGCAGTCCCGTGAAAAAGGATGCAGCAGAATCTTACTTCAACACGCCGTTAAAGATGCAATTTTCTAAATCAACTGTCCTTACTCCATCCAGAATAAGTCCGACAAAGTTGCAAGAAACGACTCAGAggttgaagaatgaaaagattgaTGCTTATAGAAAACATTTTGGTCGAGCCAAAGGCTCCAGTCCAAAGACTTCGCCCAATAGAAACCGGAGCTATGTAACTTCTAGAAGCTTTATTTCGGCGGAAGATTCGATACTCGATAGTTCGAAGATAATGTCGCGATCCCGGTACTCCAGAATTTTACCGCCTGATCCGCCAATATTCTCGTCTGGAACTGAGGTTGAGGTCTATAGTGATcaatcttcatcagaagaaacaCAAAAGGTAACAGTGGAAACAGCAAAGCAACTTCGTAGAATCACTCCGATCATGTTTCCCACTGACAATGACTTGCCCATCTTCTCTCCTGAGTCGCGTTTGAAGGCACGATTGAGCCAACATCTCGGCAATATCTAG